From one Pseudomonadota bacterium genomic stretch:
- a CDS encoding metalloregulator ArsR/SmtB family transcription factor, with the protein MEQLTQMYKALSEDMRLRVVMLLTHGEICVCDLMAIFGESQSKVSRHLAYLKHSGLVRSKRVGTWMHYSLRESLDSTIDAQITFMKQQLSQLPVFLRDEERIQDIKKQKLCEEDIKDGRRTNQ; encoded by the coding sequence ATGGAACAATTGACTCAGATGTATAAAGCGCTTTCGGAAGACATGAGGCTCAGGGTTGTCATGCTTCTTACTCATGGTGAAATTTGTGTCTGTGATTTGATGGCAATCTTTGGCGAAAGCCAGTCGAAAGTATCAAGACACCTTGCATACCTCAAGCATTCAGGCCTGGTCAGGAGCAAGCGTGTAGGGACATGGATGCACTATTCCCTGAGAGAGTCATTAGACAGTACGATTGATGCTCAGATTACCTTTATGAAGCAACAGCTATCTCAACTCCCTGTATTCCTGCGTGACGAAGAAAGGATACAGGATATAAAGAAACAAAAGCTCTGCGAGGAGGATATAAAAGATGGCAGAAGAACAAATCAGTAA
- a CDS encoding efflux RND transporter permease subunit — translation MWIVRLALRRPYTFVVAALVLLLLTPFVMLRTPTDIFPEINIPVIGVVWTYNGLNAREMEERILYNHERAISTLVNDIEHIESTAYNGVGVIKVFLQPGGSVSDGVAQITASGQTVLRFLPPGITPPFIIRYNASSVPILQYSIASTKFSEQELQDMAMNYVKIGLSSIQGASVPYPAGGKARLVAVDIDLAALQAKNLTSQDVVNAFNAQNFILPSGITKIGGTEYNISINSNAETLAALNDLPVKTVNGAVIRVGDVAQVHDGYQPQQNVVRLDGVRGVLLTVLKSGAASTLSVVDGVKKAMPRILSGLPPELEAKEFADQSLFVRAAVNGVVKEGVIAAVLTAVMILLFLGSWRSTFIIALSIPLSVLTSLVLLSALGETINLMTLGGLALAVGILVDDATVEIENIHRQMARGKPNVQAILDGAQEIALPALVSTLCICIVFVPMFFLTGVSRYLFVPLAEAVVFAMLASYVLSRTLIPTLVMWFYRNIEYRGHAADPGTVVPWLRPFVALQGNFERGFTRFREGYRRMLGTVLAHRAPFVILFLVFCAGTWLLIPQLGQDFFPSVDAGQFRLHMRAPGGTRIEETTRFVDRVEAVIREEVPARDVAGILDNIGMPSGGIPLVYIDNGLTGTRDADILVSLNHGHRPTESYVRRLRTRLNRDFPGATFYFLPADIVNQTINFGLPAPFDIQIVGRDLDKSRVIAASLAERIRRVPGAVDVRVQQTADQPEFRFAVDRTKASQIGLTERDVATSVLLSLSGSSQTQPNYWLNPKNGIQYPVSIRVPEHPMDSLAALNSIPVKAGQPDKNVPQVLANVATVDRASASPIFSHYDVMPVIDVFGGVSGRDLGGVLRDIKPIVEQARKQLPKGSFIMLRGQADTMNSSFTGLAIGLVLAVAFIYLLLVVFFQSWLDPFIIITALPGALAGVVWGLYLTLTTLSVPALMGAIMSLGVATANSILVVSFARTHLKQGVDPLTSAWEAGVGRLRPVLMTALAMIIGMFPMALALGEGGEQNAPLGRAVIGGLVLATFATLFFVPVVFSLLHRKRPQGQQAEEVYSAEMNYPAASHGATKINEVLP, via the coding sequence ATGTGGATTGTTCGACTCGCATTACGCCGGCCCTACACCTTCGTGGTAGCGGCGCTGGTGCTTTTGCTGCTGACACCGTTCGTAATGCTTCGCACGCCAACGGACATTTTTCCGGAGATCAACATCCCGGTTATCGGTGTGGTGTGGACATACAACGGCCTCAATGCACGGGAGATGGAGGAACGCATCCTCTACAACCATGAGCGTGCGATCAGTACCCTGGTCAACGATATCGAGCATATCGAGTCCACCGCCTACAACGGGGTGGGTGTGATTAAGGTGTTCCTGCAGCCGGGCGGCTCGGTCTCAGACGGGGTGGCCCAGATTACTGCCAGCGGGCAGACGGTTTTGCGTTTTCTTCCGCCGGGAATCACACCGCCTTTCATTATTCGTTACAATGCGTCTTCCGTTCCGATCCTCCAGTACAGTATTGCAAGCACAAAATTTTCGGAGCAGGAACTGCAGGACATGGCGATGAACTACGTCAAGATCGGTCTTTCATCCATCCAGGGCGCCTCCGTGCCGTATCCGGCCGGTGGGAAAGCGCGCCTCGTAGCCGTAGATATCGACCTGGCGGCGCTGCAAGCGAAGAACCTGACCTCGCAAGATGTGGTCAATGCCTTCAATGCCCAGAACTTCATCCTCCCCAGCGGCATCACGAAAATAGGAGGTACGGAGTACAACATCTCCATAAACAGCAATGCGGAGACACTTGCGGCGCTCAATGATCTTCCTGTCAAAACGGTGAACGGCGCAGTGATCCGGGTCGGCGATGTTGCGCAGGTGCATGACGGCTATCAGCCACAGCAAAACGTTGTTAGGCTTGACGGCGTCCGCGGCGTGTTGCTTACCGTGCTTAAGAGCGGCGCGGCGTCGACCTTAAGCGTCGTGGATGGCGTGAAGAAGGCTATGCCGCGAATCTTAAGCGGCCTTCCTCCGGAACTGGAGGCCAAGGAATTTGCCGACCAGTCGCTTTTTGTCCGCGCCGCCGTAAATGGCGTGGTCAAAGAGGGCGTGATCGCAGCAGTACTTACGGCGGTAATGATCCTGCTTTTTCTCGGCTCATGGCGAAGCACATTTATCATAGCCCTTTCCATTCCTCTTTCTGTGCTCACATCCCTTGTCCTCTTGAGCGCACTGGGAGAGACCATCAACCTTATGACGCTCGGAGGGCTCGCCCTGGCCGTCGGCATTCTGGTGGACGACGCAACGGTTGAAATCGAGAACATTCACCGCCAGATGGCGCGGGGCAAGCCGAACGTGCAGGCCATCCTCGACGGGGCGCAGGAAATTGCGCTGCCGGCGCTCGTTTCGACATTGTGCATCTGCATTGTCTTCGTGCCTATGTTCTTTCTTACAGGGGTGTCGCGCTATCTCTTCGTGCCTCTGGCCGAAGCGGTCGTCTTTGCGATGCTCGCAAGCTATGTGCTCTCCCGGACACTCATCCCAACCCTGGTCATGTGGTTCTACCGCAATATCGAATATCGGGGCCATGCGGCCGACCCGGGTACAGTCGTGCCGTGGCTGCGCCCCTTTGTGGCGCTGCAGGGTAACTTCGAGAGAGGCTTCACCCGTTTCCGGGAAGGCTATCGCCGAATGCTGGGCACGGTGCTGGCGCATCGAGCCCCCTTTGTAATCCTCTTTCTGGTGTTTTGTGCTGGTACATGGCTTCTCATCCCACAGCTTGGGCAGGACTTCTTCCCTTCGGTTGACGCGGGCCAGTTCCGACTGCACATGCGTGCCCCAGGCGGGACACGGATCGAAGAAACAACACGGTTTGTGGATCGGGTTGAGGCCGTGATCCGGGAAGAAGTCCCCGCCAGGGACGTTGCGGGTATACTCGATAACATAGGCATGCCCTCCGGGGGCATCCCACTCGTCTATATAGATAACGGTCTCACGGGAACTCGCGATGCCGACATCCTCGTTTCCTTAAACCATGGCCACCGGCCCACCGAGAGCTATGTACGCCGCCTGCGTACCCGACTTAACCGCGACTTTCCGGGAGCCACATTCTATTTTCTGCCCGCCGACATCGTAAATCAGACGATCAACTTCGGACTTCCGGCACCCTTCGATATCCAGATCGTCGGCAGAGACCTCGACAAGAGCCGTGTTATCGCAGCAAGCCTCGCTGAAAGAATCCGGCGGGTTCCAGGAGCTGTGGACGTGCGCGTGCAGCAGACTGCCGATCAACCCGAGTTCCGCTTTGCTGTCGACCGGACCAAGGCGTCGCAAATCGGCCTTACCGAGCGCGATGTGGCTACCTCGGTGCTCTTAAGTTTAAGCGGCAGCAGCCAGACACAGCCCAATTACTGGCTAAATCCCAAAAACGGCATCCAATACCCGGTGAGCATCCGGGTGCCCGAGCATCCCATGGACTCTCTGGCCGCACTCAACTCAATCCCGGTGAAAGCCGGTCAGCCCGATAAAAACGTGCCGCAGGTTCTCGCCAATGTCGCAACCGTTGACCGGGCCAGCGCATCGCCCATCTTTTCCCATTACGACGTGATGCCGGTGATCGATGTCTTCGGCGGCGTAAGCGGTCGGGATCTGGGAGGAGTGCTGCGGGACATAAAACCCATAGTCGAGCAGGCAAGAAAGCAATTGCCGAAGGGCAGTTTCATCATGCTGCGCGGACAGGCGGACACAATGAACTCCAGTTTCACCGGGTTGGCCATCGGGCTTGTGCTGGCGGTGGCGTTTATATACCTGCTGCTGGTCGTCTTCTTTCAAAGCTGGCTCGACCCGTTTATCATCATCACCGCCCTTCCCGGCGCTCTGGCGGGTGTGGTGTGGGGACTCTATCTCACGCTTACTACACTAAGCGTTCCTGCCCTGATGGGCGCGATCATGAGCCTTGGGGTCGCAACAGCGAACTCGATTCTGGTGGTGAGTTTTGCGCGAACCCACCTTAAACAGGGTGTCGACCCACTAACCTCGGCCTGGGAGGCCGGTGTTGGCCGTCTGCGCCCGGTGCTTATGACAGCCCTTGCAATGATCATCGGGATGTTCCCCATGGCGCTCGCGCTTGGGGAAGGCGGCGAGCAGAATGCCCCTCTGGGCCGGGCAGTCATCGGAGGTCTGGTGCTTGCTACCTTTGCGACGCTCTTTTTCGTGCCCGTCGTGTTCAGTCTGCTCCATCGGAAGAGGCCGCAAGGCCAGCAAGCCGAGGAGGTTTATTCAGCCGAAATGAACTACCCCGCGGCAAGCCACGGGGCAACCAAAATTAATGAGGTGTTGCCATGA